A part of Paramisgurnus dabryanus chromosome 15, PD_genome_1.1, whole genome shotgun sequence genomic DNA contains:
- the LOC135782588 gene encoding uncharacterized protein isoform X2, whose protein sequence is MLKMDWLNLRNTAFLSSMFIVFILHVSIDAQDQSEQCPVFKVVRGVVHKVCLNKPLKISCSLKTCDEHPINITWSKYEHMVKWMPVNETDQISSSKNHSGLKYITSYLVFTNISKHHEGLYRCDFKLPHMSAFSHHINISVSDDSNGTEMSCDEKAKINDSDPWWLPYLFICMGIVTLIFFVMLISILCINGCNCLKKKETEAVQVQDSDETLRHKRDLLRPPEQSTPYKSDDADDILSTKNDNPSRQVVYASLNQFIPKHSSTTSWRTETELTEYASIRVS, encoded by the exons ATGCTCAAGATGGATTGGTTAAACTTGAGAAATACAGCTTTTCTGTCAAGCATGTTTATAGTTTTCAtccttcatgttagcattgacGCACAAG atCAATCCGAACAATGTCCTGTTTTTAAAGTTGTGAGGGGTGTTGTCCATAAAGTCTGTTTAAACAAACCTTTGAAGATCTCCTGCAGTCTGAAGACTTGTGATGAACATCCCATCAATATTACATGGAGTAAATACGAGCACATGGTCAAATGGATGCCAGTAAATGAAACAGATCAAATTTCATCTTCAAAGAACCATTCTGGTTTAAAATACATAACTTCATATTTAGTTTTCACAAATATATCAAAGCATCATGAGGGCCTCTACAGATGTGATTTTAAGCTACCACATATGTCAGCATTCAGCCACCAtataaacatctcagtctcag ATGACAGCAATGGAACTGAAATGTCTTGTGATGAAA AAGCAAAAATCAATGATTCAGATCCATGGTGGCTGccttatttatttatctgtaTGGGAATAGTGACTCTGATTTTCTTTGTAATGCTAATCTCCATCCTGTGCATCAATGGATGTAACT gtCTGAAGAAAAAGGAAACAGAAGCAGTGCAGGTTCAG GATTCAGATGAAACACTGCGACACAAGCGTGACCTCCTGAGACCTCCTGAACAATCTACACCATATAAATCAGATGATGCAGATGATATACTGTCCACAAAGAATGATAATCCATCAAGACAGGTTGTCTATGCATCTCTAAACCAGTTCATACCTAAACACTCATCAACCACATCCTGGAGGACTGAAACAGAGTTAACAGAATATGCATCTATCCGAGTATCATGA
- the LOC135782588 gene encoding uncharacterized protein isoform X1 has protein sequence MLKMDWLNLRNTAFLSSMFIVFILHVSIDAQDQSEQCPVFKVVRGVVHKVCLNKPLKISCSLKTCDEHPINITWSKYEHMVKWMPVNETDQISSSKNHSGLKYITSYLVFTNISKHHEGLYRCDFKLPHMSAFSHHINISVSDDSNGTEMSCDEMTEAKINDSDPWWLPYLFICMGIVTLIFFVMLISILCINGCNCLKKKETEAVQVQDSDETLRHKRDLLRPPEQSTPYKSDDADDILSTKNDNPSRQVVYASLNQFIPKHSSTTSWRTETELTEYASIRVS, from the exons ATGCTCAAGATGGATTGGTTAAACTTGAGAAATACAGCTTTTCTGTCAAGCATGTTTATAGTTTTCAtccttcatgttagcattgacGCACAAG atCAATCCGAACAATGTCCTGTTTTTAAAGTTGTGAGGGGTGTTGTCCATAAAGTCTGTTTAAACAAACCTTTGAAGATCTCCTGCAGTCTGAAGACTTGTGATGAACATCCCATCAATATTACATGGAGTAAATACGAGCACATGGTCAAATGGATGCCAGTAAATGAAACAGATCAAATTTCATCTTCAAAGAACCATTCTGGTTTAAAATACATAACTTCATATTTAGTTTTCACAAATATATCAAAGCATCATGAGGGCCTCTACAGATGTGATTTTAAGCTACCACATATGTCAGCATTCAGCCACCAtataaacatctcagtctcag ATGACAGCAATGGAACTGAAATGTCTTGTGATGAAA TGACAGAAGCAAAAATCAATGATTCAGATCCATGGTGGCTGccttatttatttatctgtaTGGGAATAGTGACTCTGATTTTCTTTGTAATGCTAATCTCCATCCTGTGCATCAATGGATGTAACT gtCTGAAGAAAAAGGAAACAGAAGCAGTGCAGGTTCAG GATTCAGATGAAACACTGCGACACAAGCGTGACCTCCTGAGACCTCCTGAACAATCTACACCATATAAATCAGATGATGCAGATGATATACTGTCCACAAAGAATGATAATCCATCAAGACAGGTTGTCTATGCATCTCTAAACCAGTTCATACCTAAACACTCATCAACCACATCCTGGAGGACTGAAACAGAGTTAACAGAATATGCATCTATCCGAGTATCATGA